The genomic window TGCGGCTGTCGGTGGGCATCGAGTCCGCCGACGACCTGGTCGCCGACCTGGCGCACGCGCTGGGCTGATCCTTCCGGCCTGCGTCCAGGCCGAGTTGGGGCGCGGTGAGGGCGCTCCGGTCCGTCGGGACCGGGGCGCTCTCGGCGCCTCCGGGTGGCCGGGCGGGGGCGTGCGGGACAGAGTGGACCTGTACTGCGCCCGCTCCTTCCGGGCCCGCTCCGAGCAGAGGGGACAGCCCGATGCCAGCAGCCATCCAGGCCGAGAACCTGGTGAAGACCTTCGGCGACGTGCGCGCCCTGGACGGGGTGAGCCTGGACGTCCCGCAGGGGACGGTGCTCGGCCTGCTCGGCCCCAACGGCGCGGGCAAGACCACCACTGTGCGGGTCCTCACCACGCTGCTGCGGCCCGACTCCGGCAGCGCCGTGGTGGCCGGGCTGGACGTGCTGCGCCAACCCGGCCGGGTGCGCGGCGTGATCGGCCTGTCCGGTCAGTACGCGGCCGTGGACGAGTACCTGACGGGGCGTGAGAATCTGCAGATGGTCGGCGAGTTGTACCAGATGCCGGCCAGGGCGGCGAAGGCGAGGGCGCTGGAGCTGCTGGAGTGGTTCAACCTCGCGGAGGCGGCCGACCGCACCGCCAAGACCTACTCCGGCGGCATGCGGCGCCGGCTCGACCTGGCCGCCGCGCTGGTGGTGCGACCGCCGGTGATGTTCCTGGACGAGCCGACCACCGGACTGGACCCGCGCAACCGGCTGGCGCTCTGGGGGGTCATCGAGAGCCTGGTCGAGCAGGGCACCACGCTGCTGCTCACCACCCAGTACCTGGAGGAGGCCGACCGGCTGGCGCACGACATCGCGGTGGTCGACCACGGCAGGGTGATCGCGCGCGGCACCGCGGACCGGCTCAAGGCGCAGATCGGCGGCGAGCGGGTGGAGGTGGTGGTGCACCAGGCCGAGCTGATCGGCACCGCCGTCGAGGCGTTGAAGGGCTACGCGGTGGGCGAGCCCAGCGTGGAGCGGAACACCCGGCGGATCACCATGCCGGTCACCGGCGGCGCCCGGGTGCTGGCCGACGTGATCCGCGAGCTGGACGCGCGCGAGATCGAGATCGACGACATCGGGCTGCGCCGGCCGACCCTGGACGACGTCTTCCTGTCGCTGACCGGGCACGCCACGGCGGCTTCGAGCGGCGAGGCTCCGGAGGACCGGGCGCCGGGCGGCGGGAGCGGCGCGGCGCCCGGCGGGGGCGGGGGCCGGGGCCGGCGGGCCCGGAAGGAGGCCTGAGATGAGCGCGTCCACCGCGACCGAGCACGCCATCGGCGGCGCCGTCCCGCGTCAGCGGCACGGGATCGGGGCGATGCTGCACGACTCCTGGGTGATCGCCCGGCGCAATTTGCGCAGAATGTCCAGAATTCCGGAAATCGTGGTGTTCGGGCTGCTGCAGCCGGTGATGTTCGTCCTGCTCTTCTCGTACGTGATGGGCGGCGCGATCAGGATCCCGATGGCCGGGTCCAGCTCCTCGATCTACATCCAGTTCCTGATGGCCGGCATCTTCGCGCAGACCGTCACCTTCGCGGTGGCGGGTGCCTCGGCCGGCATTGCGGAGGACATGACCAAGGGCCTGGTGGACCGGTTCCGCTCGCTGCCGATGACCCGCTCGGCGGTGCTGGCCGGACGGACCCTCGCCGACCTGGTGCAGACCGCGTTCACGCTGCTGGTGCTCGCGCTGGTGGCGCTCGCGGTCGGCTGGCGGATCCACCACGGGTTCTTCCGCGCGCTGGCTGCGTTCGCGCTGCTCCTGCTGCTCGGCTACGCGTTCTCCTGGATCGGCGCGCTGATCGGGCTCTCGGTGCGCAGCCCGGAGGCGGCCACCTCGGCGGGGCTGATCTGGCTCTTCCCGCTGACCTTCGTCTCCAACGCCTTCGTGCCGATCAGCAGCATGCCGGGCTGGCTGCAGCCGGTCGCCTACTGGAACCCGTTCAGCTCGACCGTGCAGGCCTGCCGCGACCTGTTCGGCAACCAGATCGGGCCGGTGGACGAGGCCTGGCCGATGCAGCACGCGATCGGGGTGTCGATCGTCTCCTCGCTGGTGGTGCTGGGGGTCTTCTCCTGGCTCTCGGTGCGCAAGTACCGCTCCGCGGTCGGATAGCTGGAGCCGCTCCGCGGTCGGACAGCCGGGGCCGCTCCGCGGCCGGACAGCTGGGCCGCTCTGCGGTCGGCGCTGGCTGGGGGCCGTTCTGTCGTCAAGCGGGGCCCCGGTACGGACGACGGCGGTGGGCCCGGACCGATCGGTCCGGGCCCACCGCCGTCGCACGGGGCGTGGCCGGGTCAGCCGGTGAAGGGCTTGACCTCGAGGATCCGCACGCTGGCCTTCTTGCCGTTCGGCAGCTCGTACTGGGCGTCCTCGCCGACCTTCTTGCCGTCGATCGAGCGGCCGAGCGGCGACTGCGGCGAGTAGACGTCGAGGTCGTCGTCGCCGGCCACCTCGCGGGAGCCGAGCAGGAAGACCATGGTGTCGTCGGGGTCGCCGGCGAAGGCGACGGTGACGATCATGCCGGGGGCGACCACGTCGGAGTCCGCGGGGGCCTCGCCGACCTTGGCGCGCTCCAGGAGCTGGGTGAGCTGGCGGATCCGCAGCTCCATCTTGCCCTGCTCCTCGCGGGCGGCGTGGTAGCCGGCGTTCTCCTTGAGGTCACCCTCCTCGCGCGCGGCCTCGATCTTCTGCGTGATCTCGGCGCGCATCGGACCGGTCAGATGCTCGAGCTCGTTCCTGAGCTTGTCGTAGGCGGCCGGAGTGAGCCAGGTCACGGTCTCGCTGGTCTGGGTCACGGGTGCTCCTCGTCGGTGCTGGGAGGTGCTGAGGGTTTTCGTCAGCAGTTCGGTGCTACAGGTGCTGGGTGCTACAGGTGCTCTCTACAAAGCAACGCCCGCCTCCGAGCCGTCCGGCGCGGAAGGGGCGAAACCACGAGCCTAACAATGTCCGGCCCGCAGTGGGAGTCCGGTAGCGGTGCGTTAACGGTCAGTTTGTCCGGGCTGTTCCGAGTCACTTGCCCGGTCCGCGGCCGGACCAATCCCACCAGGGCGGACGGGGGCCCTGGTTGACGGCGGTGCCCGGCGCTACTTCGCCGGGGTGCAGCCCATCAGCTCGGCCGTGGTGCCGCGCTCGGTGGTGCGGATCGTGACCGTCTGGACGAACGTGGTGCCCGCCTTGGGGACCGGGACGTCGAGCTGGCCGACCACCGAGCCGTCGGCGGCCTGCGAGCGGATCGT from Kitasatospora sp. NBC_01250 includes these protein-coding regions:
- a CDS encoding ATP-binding cassette domain-containing protein, whose translation is MPAAIQAENLVKTFGDVRALDGVSLDVPQGTVLGLLGPNGAGKTTTVRVLTTLLRPDSGSAVVAGLDVLRQPGRVRGVIGLSGQYAAVDEYLTGRENLQMVGELYQMPARAAKARALELLEWFNLAEAADRTAKTYSGGMRRRLDLAAALVVRPPVMFLDEPTTGLDPRNRLALWGVIESLVEQGTTLLLTTQYLEEADRLAHDIAVVDHGRVIARGTADRLKAQIGGERVEVVVHQAELIGTAVEALKGYAVGEPSVERNTRRITMPVTGGARVLADVIRELDAREIEIDDIGLRRPTLDDVFLSLTGHATAASSGEAPEDRAPGGGSGAAPGGGGGRGRRARKEA
- a CDS encoding ABC transporter permease, which encodes MSASTATEHAIGGAVPRQRHGIGAMLHDSWVIARRNLRRMSRIPEIVVFGLLQPVMFVLLFSYVMGGAIRIPMAGSSSSIYIQFLMAGIFAQTVTFAVAGASAGIAEDMTKGLVDRFRSLPMTRSAVLAGRTLADLVQTAFTLLVLALVALAVGWRIHHGFFRALAAFALLLLLGYAFSWIGALIGLSVRSPEAATSAGLIWLFPLTFVSNAFVPISSMPGWLQPVAYWNPFSSTVQACRDLFGNQIGPVDEAWPMQHAIGVSIVSSLVVLGVFSWLSVRKYRSAVG
- the greA gene encoding transcription elongation factor GreA encodes the protein MTQTSETVTWLTPAAYDKLRNELEHLTGPMRAEITQKIEAAREEGDLKENAGYHAAREEQGKMELRIRQLTQLLERAKVGEAPADSDVVAPGMIVTVAFAGDPDDTMVFLLGSREVAGDDDLDVYSPQSPLGRSIDGKKVGEDAQYELPNGKKASVRILEVKPFTG